One window of Channa argus isolate prfri chromosome 4, Channa argus male v1.0, whole genome shotgun sequence genomic DNA carries:
- the lactb gene encoding serine beta-lactamase-like protein LACTB, mitochondrial isoform X1, translating into MSGLFLTNGFCAKWTLLAVRDSPMRSLRTGFKRLQSESRNIFRQQQSRHFGGFNKTPSNYRPKSRIWICGVGVGIALAVGLKHRTDYTNSSCDGIEAERTDRYSAAVKVSRDLVERIKVGIEAEVGTPGLVVGVSVDGVPVWCEGIGYADLENRVPCSPETVMRIASISKSLTSAAVARLCEEGKLDLDVPVQQYVPEFPQKQFDGQDVTITPRMILSHLSGIRHYEKDTKKVKEDKEKAMLILKPPVKKREDEKSSPENKDKSTTEQVTKDKDAPQAQRKQEFDHKEYYLKDNFKSVVKALDLFKDDPLIFKPGTTFLYSTHAFTLLSAVVEQAADHSFLDVMMNMFHELGMLNTVPDENDPIIYNRSRYYHLNKKGRVVNCPYVDNSYKWAGGGFLSTVGDLLVFGNALLYSYQVAHLPDTDGLLPGFLKPKTAIDLWEPVKGTQIGWDKDAMYAQAWAVVEKQQKYGQCRKRRHYVSHTGNAVGASSVLLVLPSEEIDQCQGKTPVLPQGVVVSIIINMQTVGLNSTALKIAHEFDKARSL; encoded by the exons ATGTCGGGGTTATTTTTGACAAACGGTTTTTGTGCCAAATGGACCCTGCTGGCGGTGCGGGATTCGCCTATGCGTTCACTTCGAACCGGATTCAAACGGCTACAGTCAGAAAGTCGGAATATTTTTCGTCAACAACAAAGCCGACATTTCGGGGGCTTCAACAAAACCCCTTCAAACTATCGGCCCAAGTCGAGGATTTGGATATGCGGGGTCGGTGTTGGCATTGCCTTGGCCGTGGGGCTAAAACACCGCACTGATTACACCAACAGTTCCTGTGATGGTATAGAGGCAGAGAGGACTGATCGGTACAGCGCTGCAGTTAAAGTTAGCAGAGACCTTGTGGAGCGGATAAAGGTAGGCATAGAG GCTGAGGTCGGGACTCCAGGTTTGGTGGTCGGGGTCTCTGTTGATGGTGTTCCGGTCTGGTGTGAAG GAATCGGTTATGCTGATTTGGAGAACCGTGTGCCATGCAGCCCAGAAACGGTGATGCGAATTGCCAGTATCAGTAAGTCCCTCACATCTGCAGCTGTCGCTCGACTGTGTGAGGAAGGGAAACTGGATCTTGATGTGCCAGTCCAGCAATATGTCCCAGAATTTCCCCAAAAACAATTTGACGGACAGGAT GTTACAATAACCCCTCGAATGATTCTGTCCCATCTAAGTGGAATACGCCATTATGAGAAGGacacaaagaaagtgaaagaggaCAAGGAGAAAGCTATGCTAATTTTAAAGCCACCAGTAAAAAAGAGGGAGGATGAAAAGAGCTCACCTGAAAACAAGGATAAATCCACAACTGAACAGGTAACCAAAGACAAAGACGCTCCTCAGGCTCAGAGAAAACAAGAGTTTGACCACAAAGAGTACTACTTGAAGGACAACTTTAAAAGTGTGGTTAAGGCGTTGGACCTCTTCAAGGACGACCCGCTCATTTTCAAACCtg GCACCACTTTTTTGTACTCCACCCATGCCTTCACCCTGCTTAGTGCTGTTGTGGAACAGGCTGCTGACCATTCCTTCTTGGACGTCATGATGAACATGTTCCATGAACTTGGAATGCTCAATACTGTCCCTGATGAGAATGACCCTATTATTTACAACCGGTCCAG ATATTATCATCTCAACAAGAAAGGCCGTGTTGTTAACTGCCCATACGTAGACAACTCCTACAAGTGGGCAGGAGGTGGCTTCCTTTCCACTGTGGGTGACCTGCTAGTGTTCGGTAATGCACTGCTCTATAGCTACCAGGTAGCCCATTTACCAGACACTGATGGCTTGCTGCCTGGCTTCCTCAAGCCCAAAACTGCAATAGATCTGTGGGAACCTGTTAAAGGAACACAGATTGGCTGGGATAAAGATGCAATGTATGCCCAAGCCTGGGCTGTAGTGGAGAAGCAGCAGAAATATGGCCAGTGCAGAAAGCGCAGACACTATGTGTCACACACAGGAAATGCTGTGGGTGCCAGCAGCGTCCTCCTCGTGTTACCCAGTGAGGAAATAGACCAGTGCCAAGGAAAGACCCCCGTCCTTCCTCAGGGGGTGGTGGTCTCTATCATTATTAACATGCAGACTGTAGGACTCAACAGCACAGCACTGAAAATTGCACATGAGTTTGACAAAGCCAGAAGCCTGTAA
- the lactb gene encoding serine beta-lactamase-like protein LACTB, mitochondrial isoform X2, with protein sequence MSGLFLTNGFCAKWTLLAVRDSPMRSLRTGFKRLQSESRNIFRQQQSRHFGGFNKTPSNYRPKSRIWICGVGVGIALAVGLKHRTDYTNSSCDGIEAERTDRYSAAVKVSRDLVERIKAEVGTPGLVVGVSVDGVPVWCEGIGYADLENRVPCSPETVMRIASISKSLTSAAVARLCEEGKLDLDVPVQQYVPEFPQKQFDGQDVTITPRMILSHLSGIRHYEKDTKKVKEDKEKAMLILKPPVKKREDEKSSPENKDKSTTEQVTKDKDAPQAQRKQEFDHKEYYLKDNFKSVVKALDLFKDDPLIFKPGTTFLYSTHAFTLLSAVVEQAADHSFLDVMMNMFHELGMLNTVPDENDPIIYNRSRYYHLNKKGRVVNCPYVDNSYKWAGGGFLSTVGDLLVFGNALLYSYQVAHLPDTDGLLPGFLKPKTAIDLWEPVKGTQIGWDKDAMYAQAWAVVEKQQKYGQCRKRRHYVSHTGNAVGASSVLLVLPSEEIDQCQGKTPVLPQGVVVSIIINMQTVGLNSTALKIAHEFDKARSL encoded by the exons ATGTCGGGGTTATTTTTGACAAACGGTTTTTGTGCCAAATGGACCCTGCTGGCGGTGCGGGATTCGCCTATGCGTTCACTTCGAACCGGATTCAAACGGCTACAGTCAGAAAGTCGGAATATTTTTCGTCAACAACAAAGCCGACATTTCGGGGGCTTCAACAAAACCCCTTCAAACTATCGGCCCAAGTCGAGGATTTGGATATGCGGGGTCGGTGTTGGCATTGCCTTGGCCGTGGGGCTAAAACACCGCACTGATTACACCAACAGTTCCTGTGATGGTATAGAGGCAGAGAGGACTGATCGGTACAGCGCTGCAGTTAAAGTTAGCAGAGACCTTGTGGAGCGGATAAAG GCTGAGGTCGGGACTCCAGGTTTGGTGGTCGGGGTCTCTGTTGATGGTGTTCCGGTCTGGTGTGAAG GAATCGGTTATGCTGATTTGGAGAACCGTGTGCCATGCAGCCCAGAAACGGTGATGCGAATTGCCAGTATCAGTAAGTCCCTCACATCTGCAGCTGTCGCTCGACTGTGTGAGGAAGGGAAACTGGATCTTGATGTGCCAGTCCAGCAATATGTCCCAGAATTTCCCCAAAAACAATTTGACGGACAGGAT GTTACAATAACCCCTCGAATGATTCTGTCCCATCTAAGTGGAATACGCCATTATGAGAAGGacacaaagaaagtgaaagaggaCAAGGAGAAAGCTATGCTAATTTTAAAGCCACCAGTAAAAAAGAGGGAGGATGAAAAGAGCTCACCTGAAAACAAGGATAAATCCACAACTGAACAGGTAACCAAAGACAAAGACGCTCCTCAGGCTCAGAGAAAACAAGAGTTTGACCACAAAGAGTACTACTTGAAGGACAACTTTAAAAGTGTGGTTAAGGCGTTGGACCTCTTCAAGGACGACCCGCTCATTTTCAAACCtg GCACCACTTTTTTGTACTCCACCCATGCCTTCACCCTGCTTAGTGCTGTTGTGGAACAGGCTGCTGACCATTCCTTCTTGGACGTCATGATGAACATGTTCCATGAACTTGGAATGCTCAATACTGTCCCTGATGAGAATGACCCTATTATTTACAACCGGTCCAG ATATTATCATCTCAACAAGAAAGGCCGTGTTGTTAACTGCCCATACGTAGACAACTCCTACAAGTGGGCAGGAGGTGGCTTCCTTTCCACTGTGGGTGACCTGCTAGTGTTCGGTAATGCACTGCTCTATAGCTACCAGGTAGCCCATTTACCAGACACTGATGGCTTGCTGCCTGGCTTCCTCAAGCCCAAAACTGCAATAGATCTGTGGGAACCTGTTAAAGGAACACAGATTGGCTGGGATAAAGATGCAATGTATGCCCAAGCCTGGGCTGTAGTGGAGAAGCAGCAGAAATATGGCCAGTGCAGAAAGCGCAGACACTATGTGTCACACACAGGAAATGCTGTGGGTGCCAGCAGCGTCCTCCTCGTGTTACCCAGTGAGGAAATAGACCAGTGCCAAGGAAAGACCCCCGTCCTTCCTCAGGGGGTGGTGGTCTCTATCATTATTAACATGCAGACTGTAGGACTCAACAGCACAGCACTGAAAATTGCACATGAGTTTGACAAAGCCAGAAGCCTGTAA
- the LOC137125604 gene encoding pro-neuregulin-4, membrane-bound isoform-like yields MMADHGEPCDGEDVTYCMNGGTCYKIPSINTLSCVCNTDYKGSRCEHFHLPIKEQQASDIGLLAAVVIVALLIFVVLAVIIYYLRKMLKAKKQSQQNNQQQYWRVNPRV; encoded by the exons ATGAtggcag ACCATGGAGAGCCGTGTGATGGGGAAGATGTCACCTATTGCATGAATGGAGGGACATGCTACAAGATACCATCTATAAACACACTCTCTTGTGT GTGCAATACTGATTACAAAGGCAGCAGATGTGAGCACTTCCATCTCCCGATCAAGGAACAACAAGCAAGTGACATAGGGCTACTTGCAGCTGTGGTCATTGTTGCCCTTCTCATCTTTGTGGTGCTGGCAGTTATCATTTACTACCTACGCAA AATGTTGAAAGCCAAGAAACAGAGCCAACAGAACAATCAGCAACAGTATTGGAGAGTAAACCCAAGAGTATGA